The proteins below come from a single Melospiza georgiana isolate bMelGeo1 chromosome 4, bMelGeo1.pri, whole genome shotgun sequence genomic window:
- the TWF1 gene encoding twinfilin-1 isoform X2 — translation MLVVGSSRQPVGSWEKDYDSFILPLLEDKQPCYILYRLDSQNAQGYEWIFIAWSPDHSPVRQKMLYAATRATLKKEFGGGHIKDEVFGTVQDDVSLNGYKKYLISQSSPAPLTAAEEELRQIKINEVQADVGVDTKHQTLQGVAFPIAKDAIQALEKLKNKKLNYVQLQIDMKNETIILANTFDTELKDLPKRVPKDAARYHFFLYKHTHEGDYLESIIFIYSMPGYTCSIRERMLYSSCKSPLLEIVETQLWMQIARKIEIDNGDELTADFLYEEVHPKQHAYKQSFAKPKGPAGKRGIRRLIRGPAETETPSD, via the exons ATG CTTGTTGTGGGATCCTCTAGACAGCCAGTTGGATCATGGGAAAAGGATTATGATTCCTTTATCCTTCCCCTTCTTGAAGACAAGCAACCATGTTACATATTATACAGATTAGATTCACAGAATGCTCAAGGATATGAGTGGATCTTCATTGCATGGTCACCTGATCACTCTCCT GTTCGTCAAAAAATGTTGTATGCAGCAACCCGGGCAACACTTAAGAAAGAGTTTGGAGGTGGCCACATTAAGGATGAAGTATTTGGAACTGTACAg GATGATGTTTCACTGAATggatataaaaaatatttgatatCACAATCCTCCCCCGCACCTTTGACTGCAGCAGAAGAGGAACTTCGACAAATTAAGATTAACGAG GTACAGGCAGATGTTGGTGTAGATACCAAGCATCAAACACTGCAAGGAGTAGCATTCCCCATTGCTAAAGATGCTATTCAGGCTCtggagaaactgaaaaataagaaaCTCAATTATGTACAACTG CAAATTGATATGAAGAATGAAACTATTATTTTGGCCAACACATTTGACACTGAACTTAAGGACTTGCCAAAAAGAGTTCCAAAGGATGCTGCACGTTACCACTTTTTCCTGTATAAGCACACACATGAAGGAGACTATTTGGAATCCATAA ttttcatCTACTCTATGCCAGGGTATACCTGTAGTATACGGGAACGAATGCTCTACTCTAGTTGCAAAAGTCCACTGTTAGAAATTGTAGAAACACAGTTGTGGATGCAGATAGCGAGAAAG attGAAATAGATAATGGTGATGAGTTAACTGCTGACTTTCTTTATGAAGAAGTACATCCAAAACAACATGCTTACAAACAGAGTTTTGCTAAACCAAAAGGTCCTGCAGGGAAGAGAGGAATACGAAGACTGATCAGAGGTCCAGCAGAGACTGAAACACCAAGTGATTAG
- the TWF1 gene encoding twinfilin-1 isoform X1, whose product MSHQTGIQASASVKDIFVGARNGQYRLLKIVIDNEQLVVGSSRQPVGSWEKDYDSFILPLLEDKQPCYILYRLDSQNAQGYEWIFIAWSPDHSPVRQKMLYAATRATLKKEFGGGHIKDEVFGTVQDDVSLNGYKKYLISQSSPAPLTAAEEELRQIKINEVQADVGVDTKHQTLQGVAFPIAKDAIQALEKLKNKKLNYVQLQIDMKNETIILANTFDTELKDLPKRVPKDAARYHFFLYKHTHEGDYLESIIFIYSMPGYTCSIRERMLYSSCKSPLLEIVETQLWMQIARKIEIDNGDELTADFLYEEVHPKQHAYKQSFAKPKGPAGKRGIRRLIRGPAETETPSD is encoded by the exons ATGTCCCACCAGACCGGCATCCAAG ctaGTGCAAGTGTTAAAGACATCTTTGTTGGAGCCAGAAATGGACAAtacaggcttttaaaaatagtcATTGACAATG AGCAGCTTGTTGTGGGATCCTCTAGACAGCCAGTTGGATCATGGGAAAAGGATTATGATTCCTTTATCCTTCCCCTTCTTGAAGACAAGCAACCATGTTACATATTATACAGATTAGATTCACAGAATGCTCAAGGATATGAGTGGATCTTCATTGCATGGTCACCTGATCACTCTCCT GTTCGTCAAAAAATGTTGTATGCAGCAACCCGGGCAACACTTAAGAAAGAGTTTGGAGGTGGCCACATTAAGGATGAAGTATTTGGAACTGTACAg GATGATGTTTCACTGAATggatataaaaaatatttgatatCACAATCCTCCCCCGCACCTTTGACTGCAGCAGAAGAGGAACTTCGACAAATTAAGATTAACGAG GTACAGGCAGATGTTGGTGTAGATACCAAGCATCAAACACTGCAAGGAGTAGCATTCCCCATTGCTAAAGATGCTATTCAGGCTCtggagaaactgaaaaataagaaaCTCAATTATGTACAACTG CAAATTGATATGAAGAATGAAACTATTATTTTGGCCAACACATTTGACACTGAACTTAAGGACTTGCCAAAAAGAGTTCCAAAGGATGCTGCACGTTACCACTTTTTCCTGTATAAGCACACACATGAAGGAGACTATTTGGAATCCATAA ttttcatCTACTCTATGCCAGGGTATACCTGTAGTATACGGGAACGAATGCTCTACTCTAGTTGCAAAAGTCCACTGTTAGAAATTGTAGAAACACAGTTGTGGATGCAGATAGCGAGAAAG attGAAATAGATAATGGTGATGAGTTAACTGCTGACTTTCTTTATGAAGAAGTACATCCAAAACAACATGCTTACAAACAGAGTTTTGCTAAACCAAAAGGTCCTGCAGGGAAGAGAGGAATACGAAGACTGATCAGAGGTCCAGCAGAGACTGAAACACCAAGTGATTAG